The nucleotide window CCGTCAATCCATCCGTGCCCAATTGATCACGTCCATAGCTTCTCATGCTCCTCGCGCACCTCCTTAACCCGTTCATGCCACCTTTCACCGCCGCAATCTTTCCAGCATCGATTGCCACCGTGAGCATtccgccatcgccgccgcgaGCACCTCACCGTGGCTAACCCACTCTAGAGCAATTCCCACCCTATCTCTTGGTGTTTTGAATTCCTTATGATGCCATGTTGCTCATCGACTTTCCCTTCTTATCTCTACCACACAAGTTTCATTAGGATGCCGTCGCGACGCTGGTTCACGCCGCCATGTTCGCCATCATCGCCGATAGCACAGCTCCACCTTGGCTCCGACTCAACCAAGCAGCGCGTCGGCATCGTGGTGAGCCACTCATGCTGCCTGAGTCCATAGCCTAATCCCTGCCACGTCCTAGCGATCGGCCCACTGTCGCGTCACCGTGCTCTAcgccgccgtccgccatggccatggccaagcATGTGTGAAGCCCCGATCCATTCAATTGATAGCTCAGACGTGTTTGGACAGTAGAGAGCACATAGGTGTAATCGCTATGGCTGGAGAACTCATTGATGGTCACCTCCGCCATGCCGAAGTGCCATCGGGCCGCCGTGGCCACTGTAATGCTCACCGTGGAACCCTATATGTTCAATCGGTATGCTAGATCGATCCATGAGGTTGTGCTGAGCCCTTAGGTACCGACCTCACCGCTGGCAAGGAATCACCGGTCAACAGCGGTGCACCCACGGTCATGCGCGGGGGCATTATGCCACTGACCCGGTCCTGCCTGTTAGCCTCTACGGTTGGCTGGGACAATGAGTGAGAAAGGGTTTTTCAGTCTTTTCGAATTTAAGAAAATGTTAAAATGTGTAGTtctttgtaaaattcataactaattattCGTTCATGCCAAAATTAAGAAATTtgttgtgtagccttgttataaGATGCTCTACCATGGAAAATATTAATTGGCCATAATCAGTAGTTTGGATATGCTTAAAAATATCTATTTTAATTACAAAAGGGACCTTGCAttatttttataggctaaaataattatcctttaatcatgaaactttttctgTGTGCTTTACCTGCTTAGACCTGACTTCATAAAAATTATGGTACtattttgataattttaaattgtCCACTTAATTACATGCtttaattattaattaattaataccTAAATAATTAGGATAAATCATAAAATGACTTTGGTGTATTTTGGAGTTGATTGTGGACCTTGGGACACCAAACCCTCTGTTGTTCCTTGGCAAATTAAATAATTCTTTGATATGTTTATAATAACTTGTTGGTTATTAACTAAAAGGACttacttaattatttaattagtAGATGCATGTGATTAGATCATGTATTGATCCTTGTTTGCCCTCATGGTTAAACTTGATATGTTGTTAGTTAATACCTTGTCTTGCTCGACTAGTATAATATAATAAGTGTTGCTTTCATGATAACAACTAATCAACTTGTTAGTTAAATAACTAAGATGTTTTTAAAATAATAACCCTAGCTCtttggtgaaggaaagttgtactcaacttctTAACTTTGTTTAACTTATGTTAATACACTTGTGTGTCTTTCATCATGCACCATGTCATGCGttccatcatgttaagcaaaACATCATTTGTCACGTGTAGTGAACGGGAGTGAGAAGATTCGTGTTGATCAAGTTTTGAAGAAGGTCCGTCCACcagtggtgttggtgccaagtctAACTCCTATGATCCCTTGTGGAACTAACCTTTATTCCTATAGgttgacttatcactatcgcTACTTTCACTGCTAGAGCGATAGAAGCGACGCTGTGATACTTGCACCGTCGGTTGGaacgatagcgaggcctcctagAACTAAAACTGGTAGTTCAGACTTCTACCACCGATGGGTTAATGATAGATGCAGCAAtggtattggggttgcatttCCTTCGTTGCATGAAAAACTGGGCTGACTGGGATACACATTTTGCCCGCTAGCCCTAAAGTAGCAATTGTTCAACCAAcggtaaattcagcgtgagtgttgaattACCTCAACTTCCAAGGGcatcaaatcaccattacttccaccACCTAAAGCCTAAGAGCCACGTACCCACTACTCTACATATACTTCAGGCCCAGTGCCCTATAAAATGACCCCTCTTgttcatccatcatccccttctctttcaatctacaaagaaaatgtcggatagccccatcaagtttccaagtAGCCCATCGTCCAGCGGGGATGAATTGCCTTCCCACCACTCCTCTAAGGAGAACGTCTCCTCCAACAATAGGATGTCTGATTATAGTCCTCCATGGAGCTCCAAGAAGGAGGACCTAGAgaaggaggacgaggatgaggacaacgCCAATGCCAACGCCGAAGACAACGACAGGGACTATGATGATAACTCTGATGACTCCGACTTCGACTTTGACTCTGACTTCACATCGCCTCCTCCCAAGCGAGTGAGaattaagtagtttatagttagtataagtagttttaatagtttaggttagttattatgctttACG belongs to Miscanthus floridulus cultivar M001 chromosome 4, ASM1932011v1, whole genome shotgun sequence and includes:
- the LOC136548556 gene encoding histone H2A.Z-specific chaperone CHZ1-like, which gives rise to MSDSPIKFPSSPSSSGDELPSHHSSKENVSSNNRMSDYSPPWSSKKEDLEKEDEDEDNANANAEDNDRDYDDNSDDSDFDFDSDFTSPPPKRPNFDCGFFKWHDPQYGKFLRTLILDLRNKIWELKAETNVTTNEEHLQEEEEIMP